TATTAATAGCTTATAAAAATCCAAATTATGGCACTATGCTTCAGGCATTTGCAACTCAATATATTGTTGAGTCTTTAGGGTGTGAAACAGAGATAATCGATTATACTGCAGATCGTTTTAACAAACATTATCCGCTTGATTTGGGCTTGTTTCGTTTTTTGATTGATGCTTATCAAGAAAAGAAGAAAAAGGCAGCACGCACAAAATTTAATGATGCAACTTTTCAAAATAACATTGCGAAAAGAAAAACTTCTTATGTAGAATTCATACATCGAAGATTACATAATATAAAGGAAGTTTCAGGTTTTTCAAATCTCTGTAAACTAGGTTCTGAATATGATGCTGTTCTTATTGGTAGTGACCAGAAATGGCATCCTGGATTCTCATTTGGAGTTGATTCTTCATTCCGTTTTGTGCCCAAGAGCGTTCGAACAATATCTTATGCAACTAGTCTTGGTGTTTCAGAATATCCAAAGAGCTATTGGAGAACATCTCGTAAAGCTTGGAGCAGGATAGACTATCTTTCTGTACGAGAAAAAACAGGAGCAGATATTATTTCAAAAGTATGTGATAATAATATTCACGCTGAGGTTGTTGTTGATCCTACCTATCTAATATCTTGCGAAGATTGGAAAAAGATTTTTCCAGTTGAAAAGAAATTTGAAGATAAGTATATTTTCTGCTATTTCTTAGGAAATGATGAAGAGTCAAAGAAATGTGCTCGTAGATATGCTAATTTGAAGGGCCTCAAACTTGTATCAGTAGTTAGTAACGAAAGTTATTCAGAAATAGACCAGGAATACGCAGATTTTCTAATGACAGGTGAGTCTCCAGACAGTTTCGTTAATTGGATAAGGGGGGCAGAATGTGTGTTTACAGATTCTTTCCATGGTACAGCATTTTCTATAATGAATGAAAAGCAGATATATGTGTTTTATAGGAAGAATACTGGAGTAAAGTTACAGCGTCATTCTAGAATCGATGATATCCTTTCTCTTTGGGAGATTAAATATAGATTAATTACAGATAAGCATAGGGAATGGGATAGTTATCAGGAACAGCCAATCGATTATACACTTGTTACCCAAAAGGTTCAATCAGAGCGCGAGAGATCAATGAAATTCTTGAAAGCAGCATTAACTTTTTAATATGTTGACATCCGGTTTATATCAAAGTAAGAATCAATGCTGTGGCTGTGAATTATGTTCTTGTGTCTGCCCGAAGAATTTAATTAGAATGCAACCAGATGACGAAGGCTTTCTGTATCCATATATAGAGACAGATGAGGGGTGTGTACATTGTAATAAATGTATAAAAATCTGCCCAATGAAGTCCTCTAATCGAAATGATATTGTATTGAAAGCTTCGTTTGGCGGGCAAACGCGAGATATTGATGGAACGAGATATAGTTCTTCTGGAGGCTATGCAACGGCCATCAGTAAGCAATTTATTTTGGAAAAGGGTGTTGTTGTTGGTGTACGTTATTCTTCTGATTTTTCAAAATCGGAATATGCAATAGCAGAAACTATTGAGGAATTAGAACAGTTTAGGACTTCTAAGTATATTCAAGCTGAGAAGGGTGGTATCTATCAAACGATAAGAAATATAAAAAGGAAAAAAATATTATTTATCGGTCTGCCATGTGAAGTTTCAGCTCTGTATAATTATTGGGGGCGTAACACAGATAATTTATATTCTATATCTTTGGTGTGTCATGGACCTACGACTCCTAAGGTGCAAAATCTTTTTGCAAGTAAATTAAAAGAAAATAATAATTCTCAGATAAAGTATTTCTCCGTAAGATATAAAGAGAGTGGTTGGAAACCATATTATATTTATGCCGATTTTGAAAATGGGAAACATCATCAAGAACTTTTTAAAGGAAGTAGTTATGAGATTGCTTTTCAGTATCTGAAGCGACCTTCATGTTCTTCTTGTAGATATAAACTTGGTGATCAAGAATTCGGACTCGTATCTGATTTAACACTTGGTGATTTTCATGCTGTAGAAAAAAATATGCTCCAATATAGTCCTTGGGGGGGGGTATCACAAGCGAGTGTTCAGTCGGAGAAAGGTGAATATTTGATTGATCTTGCAAGAAGGCAATGCAATGTTGAGTTCATTCCTGAAAAATATATAACTAAATATAATTATGCATTTCATCATCCTGTAGCTCAGAAGACAGGTAGAGAATCTTTTAAGCGTATACTTTTACGGGAGGGATTAGATTGTGCAGCAAAGAGTTTGCTGGTGCAAATCCCTACTTGTTATATTAATGCAAAAAGGAGAATAATATCATTCCTCTATAATGTAAAATCATATCTTATATCAAAGTAAAATGGGGAAAAGCTTAAAAAGCGTTTTTTTATCTGGAACAATGTGGACAGCTGCCGAAAATGTTATATTTACAGTATTAGGTATTGTACAATTGGCAATAACTAGTAGAATATTGTCTTCAACTGATTTTGGTGTCTATGCTATTGCTGTGTTTTTTACTGGCCTTGGAACAATTGCGTTTTCTATGGGATTAGGCCCAGCTTTAGTTCAGAAGAAAGGAGATATTAAAGACTATTTGGATACGGCTTGGTCTGCGAATTTATTAGCATCAATAGTAGCAACAATAGTTTTGGAATTTTTGATATTTCCAATATGCACTTATTATTACCATAATGAGGAAGGAGTGCTTCCATCTATGGTTATAATGTTAAGTGTTATATTCTCAGCAGGACAAAATCCTGCAATAGCATATTTTCAGAAGGAGATCAAATTAAAGAAATACTTCTATCTTAAAGTTTTTCCAAAAATTCTTAGTTTTGTTCTCGTTGTAGTTAGCGTGTACTACATGAAGTCTTATTGGGGATTAATTATTGCACTACTATCAGAATATTTGTTTAGGCTAATATATTCATTCTTTGTTTATCCATATAAAGTTAAGTTTGTTATTGACAAAGATAAATTTTATGAGCTATATAGATTTGGGGGGTGGTTGCAGTTGAAAAATATCACGTCATGGTTTACTACTAATATTGATGTTGCTATAGTCGGTAACGTTTTGGGTACAGCATCTCTTGGATTGTATAATCGTGCTCAAACAATTGCAGGTTATCCAAGAACTTTCGTTACAGGTGTGATTGATAATGTCGCCTTTCCACTTTATGCTCAGATAACAGACGATAAATCTAGGGTCGACCATGTCCTTAGTCAAATTCAGAATATTGTCATGTATCTTCTTTCCATGATGTGTATTGTGGTTGTGCTTTATGCAAAGCCTATTGTTCTTCTTGTATTGGGCAGTACTTGGGTGGAAATGGTTGAACCGTTTAAAATAATATTTGTATCATATGTTTTTCAAACTTTGTTGTTTTCATTTAATCCATTATTGAGAGCTTATGGCTTTACAAAACAGGAATTCAGATTTTATACAATCAAAATGTTAGTGATGATAGGGCTTCTTTATCCTCTCACTTATTGGTATGGTCTTATTGGTGCTGGCATTTCTATTCTTCTTGCTGTGATATGTGTATTTCCTTATTTGTTTTACACTATTAAGAAACTTACCCATGTTGAGTTGAGACAAATCTTCTATTCTTTTGGAATTTCTCTCTTTGTTTCATTTATTACAGTTGGTGTTTTTATGTATATACCAGATTTTGATGGTTTTTGGTGGGTGTTAGAAATGTTTATAGCAATAACTTTTGCGTCATTCTTTTATTTTCTTCTGGCTTTAATTCTTAAGAAAGGACCTGGGCTCGCTATATTGTCGCTTACTCACCTTAAAAAATAAGTTGTTGATTCAAGATCACTATATAACTGTTTGTTAATAAACAGGAGATTGCTAGAATATATGAAAATATTATTTTATTACTTATTATACTTGATATTTTTAATATCATCAATTCTTTATGGGTCTTTATATATTGGCCCTGTTACCCCCAGACAAATAATGTCTGTTGTTATGATAGTCGTTTGCATAAAGGAGGGTTATCTTTTTTTTGATAAATATGCAAAACTGTATTTTGGATTTGTGTTCTTTTATCTTGTCGCTTGTTTCTCTACAGGAGGTTTTGATATAGCTCTTAGAAATTTATTAAGTTATTACTTGGTTGCATTTGTAGGATATCAGTCAACTCGAATGATAATTTCAAAATATAGGGGGGCAAGGTTTGTTTTGTTATCTTTGCTTTCTATTTTTTTCGTTGATGCTGTCGTTACTTTAATTCAAATGTGGCAGCGGCCACTTTCATATATCATACTTGATACTTTAAATATTACAGCTGCTGATGAACTTTTAGAGAGAGCTGAACTCCGTGAGATGGATACTCTAGCAGGGCTTGCGGTTCCGGGCATTGTTGGCTCCGTATTAAATGGATATGTACTTGCAGTTTCGTGTGCTTTAATATTTTATAATAAGAGCGCTCGTTTAAAGTTCTGGAATATAATATTGTTAATGTTTTTCCTTGTTTCAGTGTTCGTTGTACAAGAACGAACTGCTTTGTTTGCTGCAGGCTTTGTTTCGATATTAATGATTGTTAAGTTAGTCGGTAGTTCTGAAGAGAAAAACAAAGTCAAATGGATATTTTTTTTTATAGCTACAATATTAATAATTGTATTTGGTAGCCCATTATTTTATGACAGTATT
This sequence is a window from Bacteroides thetaiotaomicron VPI-5482. Protein-coding genes within it:
- a CDS encoding polysaccharide pyruvyl transferase family protein — its product is MKRVGLLIAYKNPNYGTMLQAFATQYIVESLGCETEIIDYTADRFNKHYPLDLGLFRFLIDAYQEKKKKAARTKFNDATFQNNIAKRKTSYVEFIHRRLHNIKEVSGFSNLCKLGSEYDAVLIGSDQKWHPGFSFGVDSSFRFVPKSVRTISYATSLGVSEYPKSYWRTSRKAWSRIDYLSVREKTGADIISKVCDNNIHAEVVVDPTYLISCEDWKKIFPVEKKFEDKYIFCYFLGNDEESKKCARRYANLKGLKLVSVVSNESYSEIDQEYADFLMTGESPDSFVNWIRGAECVFTDSFHGTAFSIMNEKQIYVFYRKNTGVKLQRHSRIDDILSLWEIKYRLITDKHREWDSYQEQPIDYTLVTQKVQSERERSMKFLKAALTF
- a CDS encoding Coenzyme F420 hydrogenase/dehydrogenase, beta subunit C-terminal domain encodes the protein MKSSNRNDIVLKASFGGQTRDIDGTRYSSSGGYATAISKQFILEKGVVVGVRYSSDFSKSEYAIAETIEELEQFRTSKYIQAEKGGIYQTIRNIKRKKILFIGLPCEVSALYNYWGRNTDNLYSISLVCHGPTTPKVQNLFASKLKENNNSQIKYFSVRYKESGWKPYYIYADFENGKHHQELFKGSSYEIAFQYLKRPSCSSCRYKLGDQEFGLVSDLTLGDFHAVEKNMLQYSPWGGVSQASVQSEKGEYLIDLARRQCNVEFIPEKYITKYNYAFHHPVAQKTGRESFKRILLREGLDCAAKSLLVQIPTCYINAKRRIISFLYNVKSYLISK
- a CDS encoding lipopolysaccharide biosynthesis protein is translated as MGKSLKSVFLSGTMWTAAENVIFTVLGIVQLAITSRILSSTDFGVYAIAVFFTGLGTIAFSMGLGPALVQKKGDIKDYLDTAWSANLLASIVATIVLEFLIFPICTYYYHNEEGVLPSMVIMLSVIFSAGQNPAIAYFQKEIKLKKYFYLKVFPKILSFVLVVVSVYYMKSYWGLIIALLSEYLFRLIYSFFVYPYKVKFVIDKDKFYELYRFGGWLQLKNITSWFTTNIDVAIVGNVLGTASLGLYNRAQTIAGYPRTFVTGVIDNVAFPLYAQITDDKSRVDHVLSQIQNIVMYLLSMMCIVVVLYAKPIVLLVLGSTWVEMVEPFKIIFVSYVFQTLLFSFNPLLRAYGFTKQEFRFYTIKMLVMIGLLYPLTYWYGLIGAGISILLAVICVFPYLFYTIKKLTHVELRQIFYSFGISLFVSFITVGVFMYIPDFDGFWWVLEMFIAITFASFFYFLLALILKKGPGLAILSLTHLKK
- a CDS encoding O-antigen ligase family protein; translated protein: MKILFYYLLYLIFLISSILYGSLYIGPVTPRQIMSVVMIVVCIKEGYLFFDKYAKLYFGFVFFYLVACFSTGGFDIALRNLLSYYLVAFVGYQSTRMIISKYRGARFVLLSLLSIFFVDAVVTLIQMWQRPLSYIILDTLNITAADELLERAELREMDTLAGLAVPGIVGSVLNGYVLAVSCALIFYNKSARLKFWNIILLMFFLVSVFVVQERTALFAAGFVSILMIVKLVGSSEEKNKVKWIFFFIATILIIVFGSPLFYDSILDDGFRYSESSFSIKEDARSHIWSEAWDFIQSTPVGGIFYYTNTHIKMPHNFFLNAFIYGGIFGGLFLITLFVEQMIIVLKILIQKLSANNILSLVFAGAYLAYSINTMTHNSSLADGNLLVWLLWGAIISTRNGINNIKK